From Nitrososphaerales archaeon, one genomic window encodes:
- a CDS encoding winged helix-turn-helix domain-containing protein has product MEKPDLYVVARFLDILYRSDGPMKRTNIQMRLGLNYPRFTEYLDWLLSHELVAKAFDKEDASEKFALTSKGLESYHRLVDWIREMMKEIQI; this is encoded by the coding sequence ATGGAAAAGCCTGACCTCTACGTAGTCGCTAGGTTCCTCGATATCCTGTACAGGAGCGACGGGCCGATGAAGAGGACGAACATACAGATGAGACTTGGCCTCAACTACCCCAGGTTCACAGAGTACCTGGACTGGCTCCTCAGCCATGAGCTGGTGGCGAAGGCCTTCGACAAGGAGGACGCCTCGGAGAAGTTCGCCCTGACATCGAAGGGGCTGGAGTCGTACCACAGGCTCGTGGACTGGATCAGAGAGATGATGAAGGAGATACAGATATGA